The Solanum pennellii chromosome 11, SPENNV200 genome contains a region encoding:
- the LOC107004080 gene encoding F-box protein At2g27310, which yields MSSCSTTTTMAEDDGGRTAITAVHSDIIQTLILTKLDGPTLISASFASSQLQNLCSDEELWRKICNSYWPSTSDPLIRNTVGTFPAGHRSLFSDSFPSITHNKPKPITGNNSNQYFPSPELISAVDIHFEGNLLYSKVLTNETESGWFMSSPFRIELLGHKEFVPTPVKFDGEDGNCKLELHRMKLSWILIDPSRNRAVNVSSLNPVSVRRHWLTGELKVRYSTVMASGAGAGEGLVQCGIVVTCEGKEGGELHVREVSMQMEDMDGKVLCGKDSLVILQEVIEGGRKKRKENEEKENYENFLELKKKWKDNKQKKEKKMDMMCIASGITILISLTLIVFGSRSNGSYFS from the coding sequence ATGTCATCTTGTTCCACCACCACCACTATGGCGGAAGACGACGGCGGAAGGACGGCGATCACCGCCGTCCATTCCGACATCATACAAACCTTAATTTTAACGAAACTCGACGGCCCAACTCTAATCTCCGCCAGTTTCGCTTCTTCACAGCTGCAAAATCTTTGCTCCGACGAAGAACTCTGGCGAAAAATTTGTAATTCTTATTGGCCTTCTACTTCCGACCCACTTATCAGAAACACCGTTGGAACGTTCCCCGCCGGTCACCGTTCACTTTTTTCCGATTCCTTTCCGTCTATAACACACAACAAGCCAAAACCCATTACCGGAAATAACTCAAATCAGTATTTTCCTTCGCCGGAGTTGATATCGGCGGTGGATATTCACTTTGAGGGAAATTTATTGTACTCGAAAGTGTTGACTAACGAAACGGAGAGTGGGTGGTTCATGAGTTCGCCGTTCAGAATTGAGTTATTGGGTCATAAAGAATTTGTCCCGACGCCGGTAAAATTCGACGGCGAGGATGGAAATTGTAAATTGGAGCTACACAGGATGAAATTGAGCTGGATTTTAATTGATCCATCGAGGAATAGAGCAGTGAATGTATCGAGTTTGAACCCGGTATCGGTCCGACGACACTGGTTAACCGGAGAATTGAAAGTTCGTTATTCGACGGTGATGGCTTCCGGCGCCGGCGCCGGCGAAGGGTTGGTTCAGTGCGGGATAGTTGTCACGTGCGAAGGTAAAGAAGGAGGCGAATTACACGTGCGAGAAGTAAGCATGCAAATGGAGGATATGGATGGAAAAGTATTGTGTGGGAAGGATAGTTTGGTCATTTTACAAGAAGTTATTGAaggaggaagaaaaaaaagaaaagaaaatgaagaaaaagaaaattatgagaattttttggaattaaagaaaaaatggaaggacaataaacaaaaaaaagaaaaaaaaatggatatgATGTGTATAGCAAGTGGAAttacaattttaatttctttgacTTTAATTGTATTTGGTTCAAGAAGTAATGgtagttattttagttag